One window of the Mycobacterium xenopi genome contains the following:
- a CDS encoding cytochrome P450, giving the protein MDEAAKLLADPLAYTDEPKLHAALAHLRANAPVSWVDVPGYRPFWAVTRHADIMDIERDNVLFTNWPRPVLTTAEGDEMQANVGVRTLIHMDDPQHRVVRAIGADWFRPKAMRALKVRVDELAKIYVDKMIEVGPECDFVQEVAVNYPLYVIMSLLGIPEADFPRMLKLTQELFGSDDTEFKRGTTNEDQLPALLDMFQYFNGVTASRREHPTEDLASAIANARVDGEPLSDIDTVSYYLIVATAGHDTTSATISGGLQALIENPDQLDRLRDDLSLMPLATEEMIRWVTPVKEFMRTAAEDTMVRGVPIAAGESVLLSYVSANRDEDVFDDPFRFDVGRDPNKHLAFGYGVHFCLGAALARMEVSSFFTELLPRLKSVELAGDPQLIATTFVGGLKHLPVRYSFK; this is encoded by the coding sequence ATGGACGAGGCCGCAAAGCTGCTGGCCGACCCGCTGGCGTATACCGACGAGCCGAAATTGCATGCGGCGCTGGCTCATCTGCGTGCCAACGCCCCGGTGTCGTGGGTGGATGTGCCGGGCTACCGGCCGTTTTGGGCGGTTACCAGACACGCCGACATCATGGATATCGAGCGCGACAACGTGCTGTTCACCAACTGGCCGCGACCGGTGCTGACCACCGCGGAAGGCGATGAGATGCAGGCCAACGTCGGGGTGCGCACGTTGATCCACATGGACGACCCGCAGCATCGTGTGGTGCGCGCGATCGGCGCCGATTGGTTTCGCCCGAAGGCCATGCGAGCGCTGAAGGTCCGCGTCGACGAGCTGGCCAAGATCTATGTCGACAAAATGATTGAGGTCGGCCCCGAGTGTGACTTCGTCCAGGAGGTCGCGGTCAACTATCCGCTGTACGTGATCATGTCGCTGCTGGGCATCCCAGAGGCCGACTTCCCGCGGATGCTCAAACTGACACAGGAGTTATTCGGCAGCGACGACACCGAGTTCAAGCGCGGCACCACCAACGAGGATCAGCTGCCCGCTCTGCTCGACATGTTCCAGTATTTCAACGGCGTCACCGCGTCGCGACGCGAACACCCGACCGAGGACCTCGCATCGGCAATCGCCAACGCCCGCGTCGACGGTGAGCCGTTGTCGGACATCGACACCGTGTCGTACTACCTGATCGTCGCCACCGCGGGCCACGACACCACCAGTGCCACCATTTCGGGCGGTCTGCAGGCTCTGATCGAGAACCCTGACCAGCTCGACCGGCTGCGCGACGACCTGTCACTTATGCCGCTGGCCACCGAGGAGATGATCCGCTGGGTCACCCCCGTCAAGGAGTTCATGCGCACTGCCGCCGAGGACACCATGGTGCGCGGCGTGCCGATCGCTGCCGGGGAGTCGGTGCTGCTGTCCTACGTGTCGGCCAACCGCGACGAGGACGTGTTCGACGACCCGTTCCGGTTTGACGTGGGACGTGATCCCAACAAGCACTTGGCCTTCGGCTACGGCGTGCACTTCTGCCTAGGTGCCGCGCTGGCCCGCATGGAGGTCAGCAGCTTTTTCACCGAACTGCTGCCCCGCCTGAAATCCGTAGAGCTAGCCGGAGATCCGCAATTAATTGCCACGACGTTCGTCGGCGGGCTCAAACACTTGCCAGTCCGCTACTCGTTCAAGTGA
- a CDS encoding SDR family NAD(P)-dependent oxidoreductase has translation MSAIVTGGASGIGREVAALLRRAGHDVVVWDRSGGDINCDISDPEAVSAAMAATVREHGVPARMVACAGIGASGLLLELSPDEWHRVLAVNLTGTWLTMRAAAQAMVEAGSGGSIVAVSSISGTVADRDMGAYCVSKAGIDMLVKVAAVEWGRYGIRVNAVGPGVTRTPMLGEPERLPGWVEDLQQRTALGRLGEPADVAGAILGVLELPWVTGQVVHADGGLALHSPIDPYGQTQRLVAMKDQVNRSRNR, from the coding sequence ATGAGCGCCATCGTGACCGGCGGTGCCTCGGGGATCGGGCGTGAAGTCGCCGCGCTGCTGCGCCGTGCCGGCCACGACGTCGTCGTGTGGGATCGGAGCGGGGGTGACATCAACTGCGATATCAGCGATCCCGAGGCGGTGTCAGCGGCGATGGCGGCGACCGTGCGCGAGCACGGTGTGCCCGCACGTATGGTGGCGTGCGCTGGGATCGGCGCGTCGGGCCTGCTCTTGGAACTCTCGCCGGACGAGTGGCATCGGGTGTTGGCGGTCAACCTCACCGGCACGTGGCTGACGATGCGGGCCGCCGCGCAGGCCATGGTCGAGGCCGGATCCGGCGGGTCGATCGTCGCAGTCTCCAGCATCAGCGGCACGGTGGCCGACCGGGACATGGGTGCCTACTGTGTGTCCAAGGCCGGGATAGACATGCTGGTCAAGGTCGCGGCGGTGGAGTGGGGTCGCTACGGCATTCGGGTCAATGCGGTCGGCCCGGGGGTCACCCGGACTCCAATGTTGGGTGAGCCGGAACGACTGCCCGGCTGGGTGGAGGATCTGCAGCAACGGACCGCGCTGGGCCGCCTTGGTGAACCCGCCGACGTCGCTGGGGCGATCCTCGGTGTGCTCGAATTACCTTGGGTGACCGGCCAAGTCGTCCACGCTGACGGCGGCCTGGCGTTGCACAGCCCGATCGACCCATATGGCCAGACGCAGCGACTGGTCGCTATGAAGGATCAGGTCAACCGATCCCGAAATCGATGA